The DNA region ACTAGtaatcatcatcatactcaactcaacacaaaacacacgtataatattggaatacatccattcatattatacgccatacatatattatgcaatgagactccatgcatgcggtaccgattattcgtgaacatatagttcaacctcaccgatcaaatccagatacggctaccaagctcactagtcccactcatttgagacctagtgactcactcactaattcctcaccatgggaattagctaccaccccaagggctatgatatgcacactaatcacctagcatgcaaacatcaacagcaatccacaatactcactcactaattcctcaccatgggaattagctaccaccataaaggccataatatacaTGCCAAATCACatagcatgcaaacatcaacaacaattcaaaatagacatatgctcacactctaagccataaacagtccattcacaattgcatacataacagatacattcacattattatgcataccatcatacatcatcagcatgtttatcacagaatcatatcatatcatgctaattaataatcacagtattagcacactctactaatacctacactgttcaaaacaacgggaaacgatccctactatatcatacatcagctaaaattacattactcagctgaacaaccaaaaactgcacaaccacagcacagaaaaatcacaattctgcccatacgcgtattgcctagtcccatacgcgtatggcccatttctcagccaatctcatacgcgtattgcctgcctcatacgcgtatgctacgcgtaccacatcctcatacgcgtaccaacagagacaaaactacgttaaaatcatcatcttcttcatccatacgcgtattgcctagtgccatacgcgtaccagaccatctcatacacgtattgcctagtgccatacgcgtatgaccagaaaccagaattccagatctgctatggttttctctgctacgagattctcagatccaaccttccacattccaatttttacgcaacattcattcatatattcaccaatttcagcatgcatcattctaatcagagtcgattcaatggttatcactacccattacatgttaacccataatacccattaaacgacgataaaccccccttacctgagttaatccggcaaatctctgagcttcaagcttttccttccttcaaccctcgttctcttgctcttcctctttgcctcTTTCTCACTTCTGTCGCTTCTCtagttttcacgtgaaaaaaccctttttaccaaatggaactatttatatattttccaacttattattccaataacaataattccaataataataatccaatcatttaattaaattaataaatatattattaacttattttaaataattatcttattttttatcggggtgttacacttcTGGGTatcaaaccctaattcttggtGTTTCCATTATAGGACCTTGTGATTGCTTCTTGGGCCTTGGTTTGATCATCTAAACCCTAATTGGTGACCCATGTGTTGGGAACTTGTCTATAGAGCCTCGTGCTTGGTTTGAAGGCCTTAAAGGGATGGCGTGcaccatgaaaccctaatcaggaAGTCTTGGTTCTTGTCTGCCTTGTTGGCTTGACTTTTTCACCTTGTGATTGTTTCAAACCCTAATTTGGGACATCATTGCTTATGGATGCTTCTAACCCTAAGTTTCGTCTGAGGCATCACCATTCATTTGGTCATTGGTGCATTGGTTTGTTTAAGTTATATTCAAGACCTTGCGTCTTTGGTTCATCAAGAGATTACATTGGTTCATTGGATAGTCAGTCAAAGTTCTTAATCAAATTGCATTCTTGACCATTTCAATCCATCCAATACCTCACTTCAATCATATCATGTTTTTTTCATCACAAATGTCCAAGATTATTGCAGAGGTTACATAGGTTGGCCAAAATGATGAGTTGACTTTTggttaactgttgactttttggtcaactagtttACCAAAGTCAACTCACCATTTTTATCCCCTAGTACTTGTTTCTATGCATTGCATCAAGATCATTGGTTCATTTGATTTTACATgattttctttcattttttttagtCATTTGCAATCCAATTTTTCCATACACATTAATCCATTCTCTTTTTTTCCTAGTCATGCTATATTTCAACATTGCTCCATTTTTAACCTTGTCCAATTCCAAGTTTCGGGTATATAAACTACTTATAAGCCAAATTCCAAAACCATTTACAAATCAttaccatttcattttccaaATAATTTTTCAATACTATGCAAACCATTTACAGATTTTAATTTATCACAATTACAAACATCACTCAATTTTCCATTCAAATCATCACCATTTACATTGCTAAGTTCAAACCATTATAAAGCGACAAAGGAATTTGCATAAAAACAATTACATAAAACCATAAGCCTAATCCTAAATGTTCACTATGTTTGTTCATTTGTCCATATTTCCTTATGGCTTCAATCCCAAGTTTGCTTCATTCATAGGTGAGCCATGTTTCTTGAAGTCATCGCCTTGACTTTCATTATAGCTCTACTCCAAGAATTCTTGAATCATGATCCAAATCCCATAGTCAGCCCTACAACATGTACACTAAGCAGTCAGACAAAAATTCATCAACCTCAAATAGCATTGTCATTTATACATAGCAATAACTAGCAAGGAAGCATCATCATTTTTGTGCATGGCATTATCCATCCATAACCACTAACTGAATTCATAACAAAATCCTAATTGTTCTAATAAGCTAACTGACTTCAAACTGTTTAAGTCACATTCAGAAATCTTTTTACTAAACTCAACTGACATTAACTTCATTCATTTCCAAATGAAAAAGCCAATTCAAATATCTAACAACAACCTAATAGATTTTAGCAATGAATTGATAAGTGACTATTGGATTCAGTACATTTCAACAAGCAAGTTTTAACAGAATGTAACAATGTAATATTTCCATAACTTTTCTACTAGTTATAGCTACAATGCCAACATGACTAATTTCAACCCAAGCAAGCAATAGTAGTGAAACTAACCTAAGCTAATTCAAATAACATCATAGCAGAAAATAATAATCACTGACAAAGTTCATCGTAACTCCCTAAGTAACTAACTTCCTCATTATCAACTCAACATTAACAACTAACTCCATAACTAACTTCCAAATTTCTTTGCATTTTATCCTAATTTCGATTGAGTTTCTAACAGAATTTGAGAGCTTATAAATACCACCATCACAATTCAGTCAGGAGGAACCAATTCACAAAAAAACTCAATCTCCATTCACTCTCTCTCACTGAAAGCTTCTCCCTCACCCCAAAGCTCTCCTTTTCTCCATTGTTGCTCAGAGCTTCACAATGAAGCTTTGAGACAACAGGAGCTGAAACTCCCTGCATCTCCCAAACCCTCTATCCGCTTACACGCACGCAAGAGCAACAATTCAACTCAGGCAGAAGAAGAGCACCACAACAACGCATAGTTGTAGCAGAGATTTCATATAAGCTAgtgaagaaggagaagaagaatgGGGCAGAGTAGAGTAGCGTTACCTACGAAGCCGCTAACATCGTCGAAACCGCATCGGATTTCGCTATGTAATATGAAAACCTCACGTAAGTTATTGATGCAATTTCCTTCGGAATAAattctccttcatcgttcttaTCAAGTCTGCGATTCAGAAGTGATTATCAAGATCAACCTAAGCTTTGGATTCCGTTGTGCCTAATCTTCCATGTGATTCCACGATTGTTGAATTCGAAGCGAATACAATGCAATTTGCAGGAAGCGATTCTGAGTACGACCGAAGGTTTCCATGGCATCTTGAAGCACGATCTTGGGAAGCGGTTATCGTAATTGTGTTCGCAGGAAGGTTGAGAGTGCGTTTGGAGGATTCCATTGAAGGTTGAGAATGCTTTTGAAGGTTTGATTGCAGGTTGCTAGTGTCTTTGGAGGATTCGATTGAAGGTTGAAGGTTGAAGGTCGAAGGGGCGAATGGTAATCGGCTGAAGGCCACAAGCTCGTTACATTAGGGATTTTGAATTTGAAGGTTGAACGTCTTTGCATTTAGCTGATAGCATGAGATCCCGGTTAGGCTTTTCCTTTGCCTTAGTCCCATTCGTGTTGCTCTCTGCACCATCAAATTCAACTACACCCCCTGAGTCCACTATCAACCAGAATGGGCCTAGGCAATGTGGGCCCTGCGCTGCTTCTGCTTGCACCCCTCATCCACgaaaattttaccttgtacccctacaattaatcccatacccctacaaaaatttaaaaattcccattttacccttaattggttttaaccaatttaccatttcatttttaccattctgttgaaaattgcaaaaattacactttcacacccctcgcaccggaactcctgcaaaaagacttccggtatgtattttttccaaaccggaagactttaggaaagacttccggaacacaaaaaaaaacaaaccgaaacacttaaggaaagagttccggttcatataaaaaaaaaattcaaaaaaatttgcataccggaactcttctccaaagagttccggtatgcattatgtgtgttccggaagtctttcctaaagtcttccggtacgttttttttttttaattttttttttttttttttacagaaatggaaaatcttcccaaaatatgtgtagatactactgatgcgtttatgacgacggaaagatttggtacacgagaagaggttatcagatggattaaaAAGGTTGGAATCGacaataaagtaactgttattatcagtcgttcagatactgaaacggggaaaagagggagaagtaacaaaataatatttggttgtgataaaggtgggaagcacaagattagtgatagtggtacccaaagtgcttccaagaaatgtggatgtccatttaaaatcaggtcgactccggcgaaagatggatctggttggaagattgatgtaaaatatgggttacataatcatggtttacctgatagattagaaggtcattcatttattggtaggttgaccacagatgagaagcaacatgtcgctgatttggcaaagagacatgtagcacctagaaacattttgctttccttgcaagacaagtttcctgagaatgtcactcggattacacaagtatacaagcataagagtgtgatagaaaaagagataagaggtccaaggagtgagatacaacatttgtttaagcttattgaggatgcatgatatgtgtattggagtataaaacaggatgactcggaagtggtgagagagatattttgggcacatcttgattcagttaagttgttgaatatatttccgattgtgttagttatggatagcacctacaagacaaacaaatatagacaacctttgtttgaaattgttggcatgacatcgactgagttgacttttgctgttggatttgcgtatatggagtctgagcaaacagagaatttttgctgggtactggagaaattaaaagagttgtttgtgaagaaagacatgtgtccacaagtgattttgacagatagagatcttgctttgatgaaagcaattgaagttgtgtttcccaactcgattaatttgctatgtagatttcacattaacaaaaacgttggtgccaaatgcaaacaacatgtggtgaatgacctgcagaagacgatagacacattatggatggaagttgtctgggctagtgatgaggttgagtatggtcagcggttgcatcaacttgagcaagcatgtgttgattatagtggatttattaattatgtgaaagacacatggttgactccacataggcatagatttgttggagcatggattaatcgagtcctacatttgggtaacacaacgactaatcggtacgtcttataattttgtatgtgttatttttatatctgatattatttttatgtttttttatgtgttattttgaatatctgatatttttaatatttgataTTTTCAATATCTAATGGTATTTTTTATATCtgatatttttagggttgaatctgctcattggaagttaaagcagatgttaggaaacaTTATAGGTGAAAGCAGCCCTATGATGTACGAATATATCatataaccactccaacttgtaatacgaccccctgcagctccgaacatgtgactgtgcctgaccctgtgacactcctaggtagtcaacagcaagttcaacagctagctcttcagtcacatcctgaggactccaAAAGATACCCCTAATGGGCAAGTGAAGTAGACATGCGACATCAtctaaagtaatgctcatttcaccaaacggcatgtgaaatgaagatgtctctagatgccatctttccacaaatgcagagacaagatttgtgtctatcttgttcagactcgttctctgcagtgaagctaaaccggatctagatacccaactctccatctgtggtggaagagccaatggaaccctagaagtcaacttcagtccatgtccggcaaccttcaactctttctttggtcctctttcctaaaaacagttaaaacacatattagaaaacaaattataaaatattcaactattattcattttcaaatatagcccgtttacttacctcaccgaaccatatatgtcgagcaacatgatgctcgtacttcaccaaaagagacgtatcgtacggCCCTCCTGGATATCCAGTCTGCTCAGCTGcagctgcagatgaagatgcaccccggtctaacgtgcggactggaatccggccatctgcacctcttcttcgaaccactgcaaaaataatgttaaaaaaaataattaaaattaaaaaaaaaaaaaaaacgtaCCAGAACACTTCCAAGAAGAGTTCCGGTTAGCAAAAAAAACAAAAAGCCTTCCGGAACACTTTCTTAAAGAGTTCCGGTATACATCAACCAAACCGGAAGTCTTGAAGAAAATGTTCCGGTATACAAGTATACAAATcggaagactttctaaaagacttccggttcagtGTCCATTAAAGACAACAAACCGGAACTCTTTAGAGAAGTGTTCCGGTGTACAAATatccaaaccggaagacttactcttaAGTGTTCCAGTATACAGTGCAAAAACGCCAAAAATTTGTCTTCTCCGGAAGTCTTCaacgaaaatggtaaaaaaaatttgaaagggaaaatataccctatttatatgagggtattttggtcaaaaaaaatttaatgtaggggtatgggtacaattgtaggggtataAGGTAAAATTTTCCTCATCCGCCTTGCTGAAATGCTTTGGGCTTCACATTTTGAGCCCAATCTATTTCACACTTTACATTCCACGTTGGGCATGCACCCCTAATCTCCcattaattatttatttaattaattctaCATTGTTTTTAGTATAAATTAGAGATTAATTAGACTTCTAATTAGGTTAATTAGAATATTATTTTAGGTGATTTATAACTTGTTAGATTTAGATTAATGATTAATTAGAATATGATTAGAGGTTAATTAGGAACTTAAACTTTTTAGAAATGACTAAGTTTGGGAATTCATTTACACTAATTAGGCcttttagaatttaattaggtTTTAGAATTTAATTGGATTAATTAGGTTCTTTATAACTTAATTAGATTTTTAGAATTCTAATTAGATCGATGATAGTTAGATTTTAAATTTGTTAGGATATGATTATAAACATTAGATTTTTTTGATTGGTGATAATTAGATAATTAGGTTTTTACTAATTAATCTTTAGATAGGTTGTACATAAACCAACAAATTCATTCCTTTTGATTAAGTTGATCAAAAGGTATCTTCATTAACTAAATTCTTTAATTGTGTATAATCCTCAGTCTATCCAAGTGATCAAAAGTCTCTTGATCACTTGGTAATACTAATTCCTGTAATATTGTGGATCTCAAGGCCTCAAGTTCAGATTTCCAATCATGGCATCCCAGATAAATCAAGTAATGGACTACTATGCAAGACACAACAAATGTGTTTCTTCAAGAGCTTGTCAGTCAAGATTCAAATTGTGtgacatgagccttaagtaatagagaagaAGTGAGAGTAGAGAATTCTTTAActcattttgaatatctttgcgtatgggacgaatgacccaattgctcatcgtattcacctatattcatagactttagcataattcgaatcaaatgattgtcaagtATCTCTTCACAAGCAACATTGCAACAATCAAAAGCCTTTATCAGCAACTTATCgatcatgattcaagttgtatgccatgagccttaagtaacaaAGAATGATAAGAATGGAGCATTCTTATCCTTGTTTAGGATATCCTTGGATACGAGACTAATGGcccagttgctcaaggtattcgcctttattcatatactttagtgcaattcgaatcaaaTGATTGACAAGTATTCATCATCATAAGGAGAAACAAGGATTCTTCCCCAACAACTTGAAAGTTGTGATGAGAAtcacatgccatgagccttaagtagtaaagaatgAATGAGTGTGGAGAATTCCTTAActcattttgaatatctttgtgTATGTGACGAATGAaccagttgctcatcgtattcacctttactcatGACTTTAGTGTGGTTCATATCAAATGACTGCCAAGTCTTCTTCATCTTCCATTATCATCTCTCTTCCCTTAGTAATCTATTATTGTCTTTGTTCTATCTTAGTTTATCGAACTACAAAGTTATGACTTTCTTATTGCACGGTGAGAATATGTAAGCACGAGGATTTAGATCCTCCATGAGCACGCTTATTTATTCTTTCCCACTCATCAGCCATTACCATCTCTTAGCATTATTACAATGTCCTCTTTTTGGAATCAAATACTTTATCCATTTGGATTCCATGTATACCCTTGGGCCAATAACCAATGCCTACCTTTGGGCCAAGAGTTGTTTGACTTGTtgccaaacacttaattctcttttTTTAGGCCCTTCTAATATGGTAGTACCATACATtaaccccccccccccacacacatATATTGGTATATGACTGTTTACTCTTTAGTTCAGAGTTATTCCTTCATGGATTCAATATACGATTTTCTTCTGGTTTCAGATTGTCTGTTCCCCTACAGTGATATATTGTTTCCTTTGACCAAACACCATATTCCTTTTGGGTATCATACATATCCTTTTAGGGAAATTCATCAGTACCCACCCTGTAaaccaagagatgtttggcttatttccaaacacttaattccttttCTTTTCGACCAATATGCATATTTACTCTTTGGTTTAAACTTCATTTACCTTTATGGGTTCTCATGCTACCATTGCCTTTTGGTACAACTTATATTTTTAAACACTTCCAGTCtcttttttctttgttttcatggttctccgaactacggagctctgactttctcattgtacgatgagaatacgtaggcacgaggcTTCGAACCCTTGGTGAGCATAATTATTCTTTCTTATGCCTTAGGGCTCCATTCATATCTCTCATAATCCATATCATTTATATTCAATCACAAACCATTCCCCTCATTGACATATTGCTTTTCTTTGAAACCAAATACAATTTTCTTCGAAATTCCatacatacccttttaggacgattaATCGGAGTCCACGTTTGTACCAAGAGTTGTTTGTCTGTCAACAAACAttttatttcttctttttttGGCCAATATGtttgtttccctctatggtacaaattccatTCCCTTTATGGATTTCAATACCATTACCTTTATTCAAAATTATACCTCTTTTGTCACTTTTGCCCCAATCTTTCAATTCTTTCTACTTTGATTATTTTTCTCCATCACTCCATTAATTTCCGTTATTCACTATTCACTACATTCATTCAAAACCTTCTACCAATCATCCATTTCATGTGATATAATCTCTTTAAGCCAAATACGCTATTTCTTTGAGCTCCATCCAATGTCTCCTTTTGAATCGAGAACTATTTAGCTTATTGCCAAACTTTAATTCCCTTTGTTTTCAGCCACACCATATAGTGGTTATATGCCTCAGGCTCCCCACATATTGGTTCATGCTAGTTTTTCTCTTGGGTTCAAATTCCATCCTTTTTTGGAGTCAAACCACATTATCCTTTTGAATTCCTTATttcactataaggatacgtaggcatgatgGTCCTAATCCTCTCTGAGTACTTTATCTATTCCATTCTTCTCCCTTATTCTTTTGCGAGTATCCTGTAGATATAACACCCATTTGAGCTtagaacaatcaaaatggttctcgttgagtgcaacggatgtgagggattctaataccttccccttgcgtaaccgacttcctCACCCATTTCTCTTTTCCCCGGGTTTTCTCGAttttttccctttcctttgagaataaataaagttcaataGCGACTCTGTTGTACCTTCGAGCGTGTGATgcgttcaggtatatttccgctagctttaATGATAGACAGAGAATTCACTCAAATGACCCTAAACTTTCAAAAGAGGgttaaataaacaaataaaaatagtTTGAGCATCAACATATATTATGCAAGATTTGAGATATCGAGAATGTCCAATTCCTGACGAATATTGAAAAACGACTAAGTCACAAGAGGTTTTCTAAAAATATCGACAAGTTGATTTTTACCGTCAACATGATTAAACACAACATTGCCTTTATCAACATGATCTCGTAGGAAATGGTGACAAATATCAATGTGTTCAGTGTGATAATGTAGCACTGGATTTTTGGGTAGATTGATCGCACTAATATTATCGCATATTATCGGAATACGATGGAGTTTAATATCGAAGTCAAGTAGTTTTTATTTGAGCCATAcaatttgagcacaacaactaccggtTTTAACGTATTCCACCTATATAGTTGACAAAGCAACAAGTAATTGCTTCTTGTTATGCCAACTAACTAAGGAGTTAGAAAAGGTTTGGCAAGTTCCACTAGTACTCTTCATATCCGATTTGCAATCGGAAAAATCAGAATCAGAGTAACCAACCAAACTATAATAGCTACCCTTGGAAAACCAAAGCCCACACTTAGAAGTACCATAAAGATATCTAAGGATGCACTTTGCAACTTTTAAATGTAATTCCTTAGGAGCGGATTGATATCGAGCGTACATgcatacactaaacataatgcCATACCTAGATGCAGTAAGATATAAgagtgatccaatcataccttTATACCTTTTGACGTTAAaatccttaccattttcatctttgTCCAAGTTTCCATTTGTAAGCATTGGAGTGTCAAATTATTTTGCCTCTACCATTCCGAAGTGTTTAAGCAACTCTTGGAAATACTTAGTTTGACACACAaatgttccttctttgagctgcTTGATTTGAAGTCCAAGAAAGTAACTCAACTCCCCTATTGGACTCATCTCAAATTCGCCATGCATAAACTTAGAAAACTCTTTAACCAAATGCATATTAGTATAACCAAATATAATTTCATCTATATAAACTTGAACTAGAAGAGAATGTTGTCCTTGATGCTTAATGAAAACTATTGTATCTACCTTCCCTCTAGAGTATCCTTGATCAAGTAAGAACTTACTAAGTCGCTCATAATAAGTCCTATGGGCTTTtttgagaccatacaaagctcgcTTTAGTTTAAAGCATGATTTGGATACTCATGATTTTCAAAACCGTGAGGTTGAGaaacatacacttcctcattaATATATCTATTAAGGAAAGCACTTTTTAtgtccatttgaaataatttgaagtCTTTAGAACATACATATGCTAGTAAAAGGTGTATAGCCTCGAGGAGGGCAATCGGGGTATAAGTTTCCTCATAATCTATgcctcctcttggttatatccttgaTCCATAAGCCATACTTTGTTCATAGTTATCACACCGTTTTCATCTAGTTTGTTTCTAAAACCAACTTAGTGCCAATAATTTGATGATCTCGTGGAGGTGGGACACGGTCTCACacataatttattttaaatttatttaacTCATCTTGCATGAACATTAACCAATGCTCATCAATTAATGCATCTTTTGTGTTTTTAGGTTCAACTTATGAAACAAAAGCAAAGTGATAACAAAAATTATTTAGCTTAGAGCGTGTTGTCATGCTTATGGTGATGTCTCCAATAATGTTGTCGACTAGATGGTCTTTGGAAGACCTCCAAGCCATAGGAAGACTATCCACTTTAGTTGGACTTTCATCCTTCTCATTTTCAGAACTGTCATCTTCCTCCTCCTCCTCATATTTCACTGCTTCAGGTTGGTCAATTCATTTTTCAGTGTCTTTAGGTATGTCTTATGAAGATACACGTACACCATgaaaagaaataccttttccaACATTTCTAGGATACgattcatcaaaagtaacatACACGAACTCTCCAACAGTAAGTAATCTATTATTGTACACTCTATAAGCTTTTCTTGACTGAGAGTATCtaagaaagataccttcatcaacttttgcatcaaacttcccaagGTTATCCTTACTATTATTTAAGACAAAACATTTACATCCGAAGACATGAAAATGTGATAAATTTGGCTTTCTACCTTTCAAAAGATCGTAAGGTGTTTTGTTCAAAATAGGACAAATAAGTATCCTATTTAAAACATAACATGTTGTGCTAATAACATCGGCCTAAAAATATTTTGGTAAACTATTctcattgatcatagttcttgccaactcctctaaaatTATGTTTTTGTGCTCcacaacaccattttgttgtggaaTTCTTGGAGCGGAAAAATTATGTTCAATGTCATGTTTATCACAATAATATTAAAATAGATGGTTTCaaaattcacctccatgatcactTCGAATAAAAACCATGTTTGAACTTAATTTATTTTGGGATAACTTTCCAAACGATGTGAAAGCTGAAAAAGTCTCATATTTACTATGCAAAAAGATAGTGCAACAAAATCAAGAGTAATCGTTTCCTATAACAAAAACTTGTAATTTCCACCTAAAAATTATGTCCTAGAAGGACCAAAAAtatccatatggagaagctcaagagATCTAGAAGTTGAAACAAtgtttttggatttaaaagagacccttgtctgctttcccatttggcatgCATCGCATAAGTggtcttttgaaattttaattctCTGAAGACCAATAACTAGATCTTTTGAGATAACTTTATTGAGTAGatcaaagttaacatgtgctaagTGTCTATTCCATAACCAATAGTCTTCACTCATGGTTACTAAAGACTTAGTACTTGTTAATGATACATCATCCAAGTTAAGCATATATATGTGGTTAACCCTCAAATGCTTAAACGAATAATATTTCTTGTCATTGTGTTCAAGTATGCACCAAGTATTTGTGAAAGTTATTTTATAACCTTTGTCGCATAGTTGACTAATGCTAAGTTGATTATGTTTAAGACCTTTGACAAGTGTTACATTAGAGATAGTAGTAGAACTGGGATTACCTATTGTCGCTACGCGAtaaatacagagtcgccatcatattttatttattccaagGGAAAGGAAAAATATCGAGAAATCCCCCAAAGAATGGTCATCACAACCATGAATGGATTTGGAAGCTGATTatgcaagggggaggtattaaCATCCCTTATATCCATTATACTAGATGGGAACCATATAGGATGTCTATGCTTGAATGAGTGTCGTTATCTAAATGCTTATTTGCTAAAGTTTTATGGAGTGGAAATGGATTTTTTATTAGTGTGatcg from Lathyrus oleraceus cultivar Zhongwan6 chromosome 1, CAAS_Psat_ZW6_1.0, whole genome shotgun sequence includes:
- the LOC127106702 gene encoding protein MAIN-LIKE 1 produces the protein MESWVSRSGLASLQRTSLNKIDTNLVSAFVERWHLETSSFHMPFGEMSITLDDVACLLHLPIRGIFWSPQDVTEELAVELAVDYLGVSQGQAQSHVRSCRGSYYKLEWLYDIFVHHRAAFTYNVS